In Anaerolineae bacterium, the genomic stretch CTGTCCGCACTGGCTCCCCGGGCAGGACTCGAACCTGCAACCAACCGGTTAACAGCCGGCCGCTCTGCCTGTTGAGCTACCGAGGAACATTTCGGACAAAATTATATGGAATTCGGCCAATTTGTCAAACCGGGCCGGCCCAGCACGCGCCAGGTGCGGCCCCGCCACACAGCCGGCGCCGGCGCTCTTTCCATTCGAACCAGGCGGCGCGGCGAAATGAAGACCGCAAGACCGAACGCGACGTTGCCGCTGGTTTGTCCATTATACTTGACACGCAAACCGTTTTGTGTTATAATGCAGTAGACAAATAGAACTGGCGTTCACCTCTTTTCTGCGAGGGGCTATGCGCAAGCACAATGGCAAACGTCCAACCATCGCGGACGTCGCTCAGCGCGCAGGGGTCAGCAAGACCGTGGTCACCCATGCCCTGAACGGCAAACGGCCGGTCTCCGAGGAGACGCGCCGGCGCATTTTCCAGGCCATCGAGGAGTTAGGCTATCAGCCGAACCCCCTGGCACAGCGTCTGGCCGGCGGACGCACCGGCATCATCGGCTTCGCCTTCCCCCTCGTCACCCCCGGCATCGCCAATTTGGAAATGAAGATCATCGCCAGCGCCGCCAACGTCTTCAACCAGGAAAATTACGACTTCCTTCTCCTGACACACGCCGCCCCAAGCCATGAAAACCTGCGCCGGGTGGTACAGAGCGGATTAGTGGACGGCGTCATCTTGCTCCAGGTGCGTATGGTAGACCCTCGCATCGACATCCTTCGCCAAGCGAATCTGCCCTTCGTCCTCTTCGGCCGCTGCGCGGACAACGCCGGCCTCGTCTACGTGGACATGGATGTGGAATATGCGATGCACGAATGCGTGGCGCATCTGGCTGAGTTGGGCCATCGGCACATCATGTACTTCCATCAGGAAGACCGGGGCTTCGGACTCGTCGAACGGGCGTTGGAATCCTTCGCAGAGGCATGCGCCAGCTATCACCTTTCAGGGCAAACCCTCCCGTGCGGCGTTTCCCCCGAGGCCGGCGCCGAGGCAATGGGCCGGCTAGTGGAACAGTATCCCCAGACCACGGCGGTGATTTTCTGGACCGATATTGCCGCCTGGGGCGCTATCAACGCCGCTAAGGCGCGCGGCATTCGTATCCCAGAGGACCTTTCCCTGATCTGCTTCGACCGCTCCACTGCGGCCGCGCTGGGCACCTTCCATCCCACGGCGATCGATATCCGAGCCGACGAGTCGGCGGCGCTAGCCGCCCAGATGCTGGTCGCCCTATTGAAAAATGAGCCGCTATCAGAGACCCAAGTATTGGTCCGGCCCTACTTTATCGCCGGCGAGAGCACCGGCCGGTGTCCCAACCACGAGGTACAAGGGGGAGGTGAAAGCCTGTGAAAGCCTGGCAAGCTGGATCCGATCATGATCAGGATGCGCCTTGGTCAGCCAAACGATGCAATCTGAGGAGGGTCAAGATGAAACACAAGTGGTCGCTAGTCGGTCTCCTGATGGTCATTCTCCTGGTGCTCGCCTCTTGCGCGCCGGCACCCACGCCCCAGGTCGTCGAGAAAGTCGTCAAGGAAACTGTGGTCGTGGAAAAGCCGGTGGAAAAGACAGTGGTGGTGGAAAAGACCGTCGAAGTCCCAGTCGAGGCGAAGCCAGAACCTATCACGGTTTGGGCGCGCTATGACCTGACCAACACCGAGGATCAGGCCGCCGTTAGCCTCAAGCAGTTGATCA encodes the following:
- a CDS encoding LacI family DNA-binding transcriptional regulator translates to MRKHNGKRPTIADVAQRAGVSKTVVTHALNGKRPVSEETRRRIFQAIEELGYQPNPLAQRLAGGRTGIIGFAFPLVTPGIANLEMKIIASAANVFNQENYDFLLLTHAAPSHENLRRVVQSGLVDGVILLQVRMVDPRIDILRQANLPFVLFGRCADNAGLVYVDMDVEYAMHECVAHLAELGHRHIMYFHQEDRGFGLVERALESFAEACASYHLSGQTLPCGVSPEAGAEAMGRLVEQYPQTTAVIFWTDIAAWGAINAAKARGIRIPEDLSLICFDRSTAAALGTFHPTAIDIRADESAALAAQMLVALLKNEPLSETQVLVRPYFIAGESTGRCPNHEVQGGGESL